The Flavobacterium faecale genomic sequence GATTTGAAGCGGGCAAATAACCAAAAATTGTTGGCTCCCAAGCCCAGCATTTAAAATAAGTACCTACCAATTCGATAAAAACAACACAAAGCGCTATAAAACAATATAGATTTTGCCATTGTTTCCTTTTTAATAACCAAAAGAAACCAACACCAAAGAGTAGTGAAAAATAATCTTGAAGAAAAATAGCTACTCCCAAAAATAATAGGGCAAAAAACAGTAAAAAGTATTTCTGAATGTGCTTTTCCTTAGCGTATGCCCAAGTCGTATACGCGTACACATAACCCGAAGCATAAACGATAGCATGCCCCAAGGGTACGTAAAACGGAATCATATCTGTGCGGTAGTCGTACATACCGAGTAGCTTACAAAAAATAAGTTCTCCGATATAGGACAAGCCCACCATAACAAGCATTAATTTTTTTAATTGCTTTTCGGCAGCATAATAAAAACCTGCAAAATACAGCAATGCCATCACATTGGTAATTTGTCGGCCGTCAAAATACTGTTCTGTAAAAGCAACCGAATCGATGCCTAATGCTAAAATGGTAAAAAACGGAAAACAAAGCGCAAAGACCAATTGAAGTCTTGTACTTGAAACCGATTTTATATCCAAATTTACAGTACTACTATTACTCATACTATACGATTTGAATTAGGCTTTTCTATTCATTAAATTCTCACCAAAAGCTTTTAACAATAGCTTTTTATCCTCGGCAATATTCATTTTTTCTAAAGTCTCAAAAGCCTTCATGGTATAGTCTTCGATAGCCGTTTGCGTAATAATATCTGCAGTTGAACGAACAAAAATAGCTTTGACATTTTCGATTTTTTCGGTACTATCTTCGAGTGAACTTGCAAACCATTGTAATAACAAAGCTTTATCTTCCGGAGTTGCAGCCGAAATAGCTTTTAGATACAGATAGGTTTTTTTATTTTCGATAATATCACCACCAACTTGTTTCCCAAAAGTTTCTGGATTACCAAAAGCGTCTAAATAATCATCTTGCAACTGAAAAGCAAGACCAAGATTTAGTCCAAATTCATAAATTAGATTTGCGTTTTCGGTTGTCGTTTCGGCAATTATAGCCCCCATTTTCATAGCAGCAGCCACCAATACAGCTGTTTTGTACTCGATCATTTTCAAATACTCAGGTATTGTAACATCGGTGCGTTCTTCAAAATCCACATCCCATTGTTGACCTTCACAAACCTCCAAAGCTGTTTTACTAAATAATTTTGCCAAATCTCTAAAGATAGCTGGCTCATATTGTTCAAAATATTGATACGCTAATATCAACATAGCATCACCAGACAAAATTCCGGTATTAATGTTCCATTTTTCATGTACCGTTTGGTTTCCACGACGCAAAGGCGCATCATCCATAATATCATCATGCACTAACGAAAAATTATGAAAAACCTCCACTGCCATTGCTGCCGGAAGCGCTTGCTCACATGATGCGTTAAAAACCTCTGCGGCCATCAAAGTCAATACTGGACGCATCCTCTTGCCACCTAATTCTAAAATATACTGAATAGGTTCGTATAGATTTTTAGGCTCTTTATCTATAGACTGATTTTGTAAATAGTTGATAAAGATATCCTGGTACTGCGAAATAGATTGCATAAAAATAATTTTCGGCTAAAATACAGTAATCCTACTTGATTACAAACACGCAATAAAAATCAAATGTTAAATAAATGCAAATACAAAGGAAACTATTTTGGTGTTTAAAGTTTCCTGTCTACATTTGCCCAAAAATTAACATATTCAAAATTACTCTTAACTAGTCATTAAGACCTCAAATAAGCATGCTATGGAAACAAAATGGACTATAGATTCAGATCAATCTGATGTACTCATAAAAATCAAACATTCAATCGTAGCGTACATCGCAGGAACTACAAACAACTTTAAAGGGAATGTAGATTTAAAGGATGACCATATCGAAAACGCCAATATAGAATTTTCACTGGATGTGAACAACAAAGAAAACAAACTGGAGCAAATTGACACTTTTTTAAGAATAAATGATTTTATTGAAACGGAACGATATCCTATTATTAACTTTAAATCGACCTCTTTTCAAAAGGTAAATCAAAACATCAATTTCTTAAAAGGAAATTTGACGGTAAAAAACATCACCAAAGTAATCGAGCTCGATACCGCATTTTTGGGATATAATTTTTACAACGGTGTTCGAAAAGCTTCTTTTGAAGTAAAAGGAACAATCAACAGAAATGATTTCGATCTAAAGACAAACTCCATTTTTCAAAAAGATGGTATCATGATGGGACAAGATTTATTGATTGAAGCCAATCTAGAATTTACAGCATAAAAGAATTAATGAAAAGATAATGAAAGAGAAGATAATAAAAAAAGCTGGCGAGCTATTTTTAAGACTAGGATTCAAAAGCATAACGATGGATGACATTGCGGGCGAAATGTGTATCTCAAAAAAGACAATTTACAAGTATTTTTGCAACAAAGAAGTACTTGTAGAAGAAAGCACCAACTTGATGCACATCGAGATTCATCAAACGATCGATAGAATAATGGCAGAAAACAGAAATGCTATCGAGGAGAATTTTAAAATTCGCGAAATGTTTAGTGATATGTTCAAATCATCTGCCGACACGTCACCACTCTATCAATTAAAAAAACATTATCCTGAGATTTACCAAAAAGTAATCTCAAGAGAAATAACAGATTGCTCCACTTGGTTCCGAACCAATATTGCAAAAGGTATAGCTGAAAATTTGTATCGAAAAGAAATAGATATAGAAGCTTATGTTCAATTTTATTATACCTTAATATTCAATATTAACGAGAATACAAGTTCTGAGAAAGAATTGCAACGATTAGAATTACAAGTATTGGAATATCATACCCGAGCTATGGCAACAGCAGACGGAATTATAGAACTAGAAAAACAACTACAAAACACAAATACCAAATGAGAAAACTAATTTTATTAACGTTCTTAACTTTTGCCCTGACGGTAAAAGGCCAAGAAATAAAGAAGTTAACGCTAAAAGATGCGATTACTTATGCCCTAGAAAACAAAGCGGACGCCAAAAAAGCAAAGCTAAAAGTAGAAAACAGCGAATACCAAATCCAAGAGGTACGCGCGCGAGCTTTACCGCAAATTGCAGCCACAGGAAGTCTAAATTACAATCCTATTTTACAAACTACAGTAATTGATGGTGCAGCATTTGGAGCACCTGGAACAACTATCCAAGCAGCCTTTGGGCAAAAATGGAGCTCAACTGCAGGAGTTTCTTTAACACAAGCCTTGTTTGACCAATCTGTTTTTATTGGATTAAAAGCCGCTAAGACTACGAGAGAGTTTTACCAAATAAATGACCAATTAACAGAGGAACAAGTAATTGAGAGAGTAGCAAACAATTATTACCAAGTATATGTTTTGCGTCAAAAATTAGCATTATTAGAAAGCAACTTAGCTACAACAACAAAAGTTCGTGACATTGTAAAAGGACAATATGATAATGGTTTGGCCAAAAGAATCGATTTGGATCGAATGACCGTAAACTTGTCAAACATCAAAAC encodes the following:
- a CDS encoding polyprenyl synthetase family protein, with translation MQSISQYQDIFINYLQNQSIDKEPKNLYEPIQYILELGGKRMRPVLTLMAAEVFNASCEQALPAAMAVEVFHNFSLVHDDIMDDAPLRRGNQTVHEKWNINTGILSGDAMLILAYQYFEQYEPAIFRDLAKLFSKTALEVCEGQQWDVDFEERTDVTIPEYLKMIEYKTAVLVAAAMKMGAIIAETTTENANLIYEFGLNLGLAFQLQDDYLDAFGNPETFGKQVGGDIIENKKTYLYLKAISAATPEDKALLLQWFASSLEDSTEKIENVKAIFVRSTADIITQTAIEDYTMKAFETLEKMNIAEDKKLLLKAFGENLMNRKA
- a CDS encoding YceI family protein; its protein translation is METKWTIDSDQSDVLIKIKHSIVAYIAGTTNNFKGNVDLKDDHIENANIEFSLDVNNKENKLEQIDTFLRINDFIETERYPIINFKSTSFQKVNQNINFLKGNLTVKNITKVIELDTAFLGYNFYNGVRKASFEVKGTINRNDFDLKTNSIFQKDGIMMGQDLLIEANLEFTA
- a CDS encoding TetR/AcrR family transcriptional regulator, with the protein product MKEKIIKKAGELFLRLGFKSITMDDIAGEMCISKKTIYKYFCNKEVLVEESTNLMHIEIHQTIDRIMAENRNAIEENFKIREMFSDMFKSSADTSPLYQLKKHYPEIYQKVISREITDCSTWFRTNIAKGIAENLYRKEIDIEAYVQFYYTLIFNINENTSSEKELQRLELQVLEYHTRAMATADGIIELEKQLQNTNTK